Proteins from one Listeria weihenstephanensis genomic window:
- the nirB gene encoding nitrite reductase large subunit NirB, with the protein MPKQKLLMIGNGMAGVRTIEEILDRDPEKYDITIIGDEPHPNYNRIMLSNILQNKMTPSEIILNDETWYASNNITLHTDEKAILIDRHTNTVTTTKRNISYDKLILATGSRAFILPIPGADLEGVLGFRTIADTEKMIETSKKYERATVIGGGLLGLEAARGLLDQGMDVTVIHLADWLMETQLDAKAGELLKADLEKQGMKFLMQKATAKIIGKSRVTGLAFKDGTQIETDLVVMAIGIKPEIELAQHANLPTGRGIVVDDFLNTADPDIFAVGECAEHNGIAYGLVAPLYEQGKVLADHLCGIENKGYRGSKMFTQLKVSGCDLFSAGDIKETADIKGVTIFNSIENKYKKIFMRDEKLVGVVLYGDTTEGNRLYNLLKKEEELTDFTLVSLLHKSGESENVSVAEMPDDESVCGCNGVTKGDITRAITDKGLTTIGEVTAHTKAGGSCGKCKPIIGDILEHTLGDDFVSAAPAGICGCTDLTRDQLIIQIRAKQLQTAKEVRHVLAFRNPEGCSKCRPALNYYLNMIWPQTHADEPESRYVNERLHANIQNDGTYSVIPRMYAGQTDPQQLIKIAKVAEKYNVPLLKLTGGQRIGLYGVKKEDLPKIWEELDMRSGFAYGKTLRTVKSCVGSKFCRFGTQDALALGEALERQFEFVDTPHKFKMGVSGCPRSCVESGVKDYGIICVENGYQIYIGGNGGTEVKEAQLLTTVATEQEVLDICSAFVQYYRETGVYMERTAPWLERMGMEHVREIILDPTEQAKLKDTLAEALAGRDDPWKQVLEDEEKQKLYHVERV; encoded by the coding sequence CAATCGCATCATGCTATCTAATATTCTACAGAACAAAATGACGCCATCCGAAATTATCCTGAACGACGAAACATGGTACGCATCCAATAACATCACGCTACATACAGACGAAAAAGCGATATTAATCGATCGCCACACAAATACAGTCACCACAACAAAACGAAATATTAGCTACGATAAACTTATTTTAGCGACTGGATCAAGAGCATTTATCCTCCCAATTCCAGGCGCCGATTTAGAAGGTGTTCTCGGATTCCGAACAATCGCCGACACTGAAAAAATGATAGAAACCTCTAAAAAATATGAACGAGCTACCGTCATTGGCGGTGGTCTACTTGGCTTAGAAGCAGCACGTGGCCTTCTTGATCAAGGTATGGATGTCACCGTTATCCATCTCGCAGACTGGCTGATGGAAACCCAACTCGACGCCAAAGCAGGTGAACTTTTAAAAGCAGATCTAGAAAAACAAGGCATGAAATTTCTCATGCAAAAAGCGACCGCGAAAATCATTGGGAAATCGCGCGTCACAGGTTTGGCATTTAAAGATGGCACACAAATCGAGACGGACCTCGTAGTCATGGCAATTGGTATCAAACCAGAAATTGAACTAGCCCAACATGCCAATCTACCGACAGGGCGCGGCATCGTAGTTGACGACTTCCTGAACACCGCCGATCCAGATATTTTTGCCGTTGGAGAATGCGCGGAACATAATGGTATCGCGTATGGTCTTGTAGCCCCACTTTACGAACAAGGAAAAGTACTCGCCGATCATCTTTGCGGCATTGAAAACAAAGGCTACCGTGGCAGTAAAATGTTCACCCAACTTAAAGTTTCTGGTTGCGACCTTTTCTCAGCTGGCGATATCAAAGAAACAGCAGACATCAAAGGCGTCACCATTTTCAATAGCATCGAAAACAAATATAAAAAAATCTTTATGCGCGATGAAAAACTAGTCGGCGTCGTGCTTTACGGTGATACAACAGAAGGCAACCGTCTTTATAATCTACTCAAAAAAGAAGAAGAACTAACCGACTTCACGCTCGTTTCACTGCTCCATAAATCAGGCGAATCAGAAAACGTGAGCGTCGCAGAAATGCCAGACGACGAATCCGTATGTGGCTGTAATGGCGTCACAAAAGGCGATATCACGCGCGCCATCACTGACAAAGGTCTGACCACAATCGGCGAAGTTACTGCGCACACCAAAGCCGGCGGATCTTGTGGGAAATGTAAACCAATTATCGGGGATATTCTTGAACACACACTTGGCGATGACTTCGTAAGCGCTGCACCAGCAGGAATTTGCGGATGTACCGACCTAACGCGCGATCAACTCATCATCCAAATCCGCGCGAAACAACTACAAACCGCAAAAGAAGTCCGTCACGTCCTAGCGTTCCGCAACCCAGAAGGCTGCTCGAAATGCCGCCCAGCACTCAATTACTATCTCAATATGATCTGGCCGCAAACACACGCCGACGAACCAGAAAGCCGCTACGTCAACGAAAGACTACATGCTAACATCCAAAATGACGGCACCTATTCGGTCATTCCGCGCATGTACGCAGGCCAAACAGACCCACAACAACTCATCAAAATCGCCAAAGTTGCCGAAAAATATAACGTTCCACTGCTAAAATTAACAGGCGGACAACGCATCGGCCTATACGGCGTCAAAAAAGAAGACCTCCCGAAAATCTGGGAAGAACTCGACATGCGCTCCGGTTTTGCATACGGAAAAACATTGCGTACCGTTAAATCCTGCGTCGGCTCGAAATTCTGCCGTTTTGGAACCCAAGACGCACTCGCACTTGGCGAAGCCTTAGAACGCCAATTCGAATTTGTCGATACACCGCATAAATTTAAAATGGGCGTTTCCGGTTGTCCAAGAAGTTGCGTCGAATCCGGCGTGAAAGATTACGGCATCATCTGCGTCGAAAACGGCTATCAAATCTACATCGGTGGAAACGGCGGAACAGAAGTCAAAGAAGCACAGCTCCTAACCACCGTCGCAACCGAACAAGAAGTACTCGACATTTGTAGCGCCTTCGTTCAATATTACCGCGAAACAGGCGTCTACATGGAACGAACCGCGCCATGGCTCGAACGGATGGGCATGGAACACGTCCGCGAAATCATTTTGGACCCAACCGAACAAGCAAAATTAAAAGACACGCTCGCCGAAGCACTTGCAGGCCGCGACGACCCATGGAAACAAGTTTTAGAAGACGAAGAAAAACAAAAACTATACCACGTAGAAAGAGTGTGA
- the nirD gene encoding nitrite reductase small subunit NirD, with the protein MEKKYIADLENLTPLIGREIIMDGTTIALFRLTDDSVKAIENRCPHKNGPLAEGTVSGTNVFCPLHDYKISLETGVVAAPDEGCVKTYETVIENGKIYLVTAL; encoded by the coding sequence ATGGAGAAAAAATATATAGCAGACTTAGAAAATTTGACACCGCTCATCGGCCGCGAAATTATCATGGATGGCACGACGATAGCGCTATTCCGGCTAACAGACGACAGCGTAAAAGCGATCGAAAACCGCTGCCCGCATAAAAACGGTCCACTAGCAGAAGGCACCGTGTCAGGAACCAACGTTTTCTGTCCACTTCACGACTATAAAATCTCTCTAGAAACAGGAGTAGTCGCAGCTCCCGACGAAGGCTGCGTCAAAACGTATGAAACTGTAATCGAAAACGGCAAAATTTACTTGGTCACAGCACTATGA